One Actinospica robiniae DSM 44927 genomic region harbors:
- a CDS encoding low molecular weight protein-tyrosine-phosphatase codes for MPYRVTFVCTGNICRSPMAEHVLRGHLGREGLGARVEVDSSGTGGWHVGDPADHRTVRTLRRHGYTSAHQARRFRREWFDAYDLVLALDTGHLQELRRQARGPQDTAKLRLLRSYDPAAGTRLDVPDPYYGGNAEFEHVLSLIEAAMPRLIKDIREAIELAGPDDGEDGELEVEYAEGLDEA; via the coding sequence ATGCCCTATCGGGTCACGTTCGTGTGCACGGGCAACATCTGCCGCTCCCCCATGGCCGAGCACGTGCTGCGCGGACACCTGGGCCGCGAAGGCCTCGGGGCGCGGGTGGAGGTGGACAGCTCGGGCACCGGCGGCTGGCACGTGGGCGACCCGGCGGACCACCGCACCGTGCGTACCCTGCGACGGCACGGCTACACCTCGGCGCACCAGGCCCGCCGGTTCCGGCGCGAGTGGTTCGACGCGTACGACCTCGTCCTGGCCCTGGACACCGGGCACCTGCAGGAGCTGCGCCGGCAGGCGCGCGGCCCGCAGGACACCGCGAAGCTCAGGCTGCTGCGTTCCTACGACCCGGCCGCCGGCACCCGCCTCGACGTGCCGGACCCGTACTACGGCGGGAACGCCGAGTTCGAACACGTGCTCAGCCTGATCGAGGCGGCGATGCCGCGGCTGATCAAGGACATCCGGGAGGCGATCGAGCTCGCCGGCCCCGACGACGGCGAAGACGGCGAGCTCGAGGTCGAATACGCCGAGGGCCTCGACGAGGCCTGA
- a CDS encoding ribonuclease Z, which produces MRELIVLGTASQVPTRTRNHNGYFLRWDDTGLLFDPGEGTQRQMTFAGVSAGDIHRVCVTHFHGDHCFGLPGIFSRMANEHVEHPVHCHFPMSGQHLFDRLCWTWPEYRRQVLREVPAWGERTVLAHESDSGFGRLEAVRLSHGVEAYGYRLIEPDGRSMLPDRLAAAGVAGPHISELQREGRITIGERVVELDEVSAPRVGQRFAFIMDTRLCDGVYELADHADMLVIESTFLTEDAALGAEHGHLTARQAARVAAECGVRTLVLTHFSQRYTDPAAFEREAREVFDGELYVAEDLMRVQVPKRRH; this is translated from the coding sequence ATGCGCGAGCTGATCGTTCTGGGCACCGCCTCGCAGGTCCCCACCCGGACCCGCAACCACAACGGCTACTTCCTGCGCTGGGACGACACCGGCCTCCTCTTCGACCCCGGCGAGGGCACGCAGCGGCAGATGACCTTCGCGGGCGTGTCCGCCGGCGACATCCACCGCGTCTGCGTCACGCACTTCCACGGTGACCACTGCTTCGGCCTGCCCGGCATCTTCTCCCGGATGGCGAACGAGCACGTCGAGCACCCCGTGCACTGCCACTTTCCGATGTCCGGACAACACCTGTTCGACCGGCTGTGCTGGACCTGGCCGGAGTACCGCCGCCAGGTGCTGCGCGAGGTGCCGGCCTGGGGCGAGCGCACCGTGCTCGCACACGAGTCCGACTCGGGGTTCGGCCGCCTCGAGGCCGTCCGGCTCTCACACGGTGTCGAAGCGTACGGATACCGCCTGATCGAGCCGGACGGTCGCAGCATGCTGCCGGACCGCCTCGCGGCCGCGGGCGTGGCCGGGCCGCACATCAGCGAGCTGCAGCGGGAGGGGCGGATCACGATCGGCGAGCGCGTGGTCGAGCTCGACGAGGTCAGCGCGCCGCGGGTCGGGCAGCGGTTCGCCTTCATCATGGACACCCGGCTGTGCGACGGCGTGTACGAGCTCGCCGACCATGCCGACATGCTCGTGATCGAGTCGACGTTCCTCACCGAGGACGCCGCGCTGGGCGCCGAGCACGGACACCTGACCGCGCGTCAGGCGGCGCGGGTCGCGGCCGAGTGCGGGGTGCGCACGCTCGTGCTCACCCATTTCTCGCAGCGGTACACCGATCCGGCGGCGTTCGAGCGGGAGGCGCGCGAGGTCTTCGACGGCGAGCTGTACGTCGCCGAGGACCTGATGCGGGTGCAGGTGCCCAAGCGGCGGCACTGA
- a CDS encoding ABC transporter permease → MTRDAQVSPARYVITGPPLPSALRLGLSRSRLELTQYFRQRDAVVFTFGYPLIMLVIFGSIFSGDVQGTNIPYVQYFTAGITATGVMSIGFQNTAVAIASDRTDLAIKRLRGLPMPELSYFLGKLFASLVEGAMQTALLIACSIAFFHVHLPANGEDWVTLLWVFTLGLATCAALGILLGGWVKDGRTASAVTLPPFLVLQFVSGVFFPFNELSPVLRSIGALFPLKWMCQGLRSVFLPNAALVAEPAHSWQRPETAVVLAVWLVAALLLALRTFRWKEKYEN, encoded by the coding sequence ATGACCCGCGACGCCCAGGTCTCCCCGGCCCGGTACGTCATCACCGGCCCGCCCCTGCCCTCCGCGCTGCGCCTCGGCCTGAGCCGGTCGCGCCTGGAGCTGACCCAGTACTTCCGCCAGCGTGACGCGGTGGTCTTCACCTTCGGCTACCCGCTGATCATGCTCGTGATCTTCGGGTCCATCTTCTCCGGCGACGTGCAGGGCACGAACATCCCCTATGTCCAGTACTTCACCGCCGGGATCACCGCGACCGGCGTGATGTCGATCGGGTTCCAGAACACCGCCGTCGCGATCGCCTCCGACCGCACCGACCTGGCGATCAAGCGCCTGCGCGGCCTGCCGATGCCGGAGCTCTCGTACTTCCTCGGCAAGCTCTTCGCCTCCCTCGTCGAGGGCGCGATGCAGACGGCGCTGCTGATCGCCTGCTCGATCGCGTTCTTCCACGTCCACCTGCCCGCGAACGGCGAGGACTGGGTCACCCTGCTGTGGGTCTTCACCCTCGGGCTGGCCACCTGCGCCGCCCTCGGGATACTGCTGGGCGGCTGGGTCAAGGACGGGCGCACCGCCAGCGCCGTGACGCTGCCGCCGTTCCTGGTCCTGCAGTTCGTCTCCGGCGTGTTCTTCCCGTTCAACGAGCTCAGCCCGGTGCTGCGGTCGATCGGCGCGCTCTTCCCGCTCAAATGGATGTGCCAGGGCCTGCGCTCGGTCTTCCTGCCGAACGCCGCACTGGTCGCCGAGCCCGCGCACTCCTGGCAGCGCCCGGAGACGGCGGTGGTCCTGGCGGTGTGGCTGGTGGCGGCGCTGCTGCTGGCCCTGCGCACCTTCCGGTGGAAGGAAAAGTACGAGAATTAG
- a CDS encoding LamB/YcsF family protein, translating to MDARSAIDLNSDLGEGFGAWRMGDDEALLAVVTSANIACGFHAGDPGTMRRTCRTAAERGVAVGAHVSYRDLAGFGRRPMRVPAQELADEITYQIAALDGFARLAGTRVRYVKPHGALYNTVAVDAEQAGALADAVHRYDPRMPVVGLAGSAGLRIAAERGLPVVAEAFADRAYTPDGTLAPRSQPGSVLHEAAEIVERCLAMVREGRVAAVDGTPIALHADTVCVHGDTPGAVRIAQELRAGLLAAGIELRPFADTES from the coding sequence GTGGACGCGCGGTCGGCGATCGATCTCAACAGCGACCTCGGCGAGGGCTTCGGTGCCTGGCGGATGGGCGACGACGAGGCCTTGCTCGCCGTCGTCACCAGCGCCAACATCGCCTGCGGCTTCCACGCCGGGGATCCGGGCACGATGCGGCGCACCTGCCGGACCGCGGCCGAACGCGGCGTGGCCGTCGGCGCGCACGTCAGCTACCGCGACCTTGCCGGATTCGGACGCCGGCCGATGCGGGTGCCCGCGCAGGAACTGGCTGATGAGATCACGTATCAGATCGCCGCGCTCGACGGCTTCGCGCGCCTCGCCGGGACGCGCGTGCGCTACGTCAAGCCGCACGGCGCGCTGTACAACACCGTCGCCGTCGACGCCGAGCAGGCCGGCGCGCTCGCCGACGCCGTACACCGCTACGACCCGCGGATGCCGGTGGTCGGCCTGGCCGGCTCGGCCGGCCTGCGGATCGCGGCCGAGCGCGGGCTGCCGGTGGTCGCCGAGGCTTTCGCAGACCGCGCCTACACCCCGGACGGCACCCTCGCCCCGCGCTCCCAGCCCGGCTCCGTCCTGCACGAGGCGGCCGAGATCGTCGAACGCTGCCTGGCCATGGTGCGCGAGGGCCGCGTCGCCGCGGTGGACGGCACCCCGATCGCGCTGCACGCCGACACCGTGTGCGTCCACGGCGACACCCCCGGCGCGGTGCGGATCGCGCAGGAGCTGCGCGCCGGACTGCTCGCCGCGGGAATCGAGCTACGGCCGTTCGCCGACACAGAGTCCTGA
- the pip gene encoding prolyl aminopeptidase — MPDRFPPIEPYNTGLLEVGDGNRVYFEECGNPEGKPALVVHGGPGSGCRPGHRRVFDPEKYRIVLFDQRNCGRSLPHASDPAVDLAANTTDHLIADMELLREHLGIGQWLLYGGSWGSTLILAYTLRHPERVSEVVISAVTIGRAAEIEWLYQGVGRYFPEQWERFRDAVPEAERGKDVFDLLAAYGRLARDPDPLMREHATREWLAWEDAVISVEPNGTPNAYSTRPAFNLNAFVRICAHYFSQDCFVDGDALLRDAGRLGHIPAVFAHGRFDLGGPLIYAWELAHAWPGSRLEIVEDAGHTGSDAMGAVTRAAIDGFARR, encoded by the coding sequence ATGCCTGACCGCTTTCCACCCATCGAGCCCTACAACACCGGCCTGCTCGAGGTCGGCGACGGCAACCGGGTCTACTTCGAGGAGTGCGGCAACCCGGAGGGCAAGCCCGCGCTCGTCGTGCACGGCGGGCCCGGATCCGGCTGCCGGCCCGGCCATCGACGGGTCTTCGACCCGGAGAAGTACCGCATCGTCCTGTTCGACCAGCGCAACTGCGGCCGCAGCCTCCCGCACGCGAGCGACCCGGCCGTGGACCTCGCCGCCAACACCACCGACCACCTCATTGCCGACATGGAGCTGCTGCGCGAGCACCTCGGCATCGGTCAATGGCTGCTGTACGGCGGCTCGTGGGGCTCGACGCTGATCCTGGCCTACACCCTGCGCCATCCCGAGCGGGTCTCAGAAGTCGTCATCTCGGCCGTCACCATCGGGCGCGCCGCCGAGATCGAATGGCTCTACCAGGGCGTCGGACGGTACTTCCCCGAGCAGTGGGAACGTTTCCGGGACGCGGTGCCCGAGGCCGAGCGCGGCAAGGACGTCTTCGACCTGCTCGCCGCCTACGGCCGCCTGGCCCGCGACCCCGACCCGCTGATGCGTGAGCATGCCACCCGCGAGTGGCTGGCCTGGGAGGACGCCGTGATCTCGGTGGAGCCCAACGGCACGCCCAACGCCTACAGCACGCGCCCGGCCTTCAACCTGAACGCGTTCGTGCGCATCTGCGCGCACTACTTCTCCCAGGACTGCTTCGTCGACGGCGACGCGCTGCTGCGCGACGCCGGACGGCTCGGGCACATCCCGGCCGTCTTCGCGCACGGCCGCTTCGACCTCGGCGGCCCGCTGATCTACGCGTGGGAGCTCGCCCACGCCTGGCCCGGTTCCCGGCTCGAGATCGTCGAGGACGCCGGGCACACCGGCAGCGACGCCATGGGCGCGGTGACCCGCGCGGCCATCGACGGGTTCGCCCGGCGCTGA
- a CDS encoding TetR/AcrR family transcriptional regulator produces MRADARRNYEALIAAARELFVELGNDAPLDEIARRAGVGAGTLYRHFPTRADLLAAVYVADLEELSEEGKRLIATEPPGAALDAFIRAYLRMSMRNSAIKRAVQALLSDTAPVPAALTTCRGTVHAVWAEMLERAQQTGEARPEIEPGTIMRMVYGIAMAAQDNPSMAPAMLDVLLAGVLTEAKQPA; encoded by the coding sequence ATGCGAGCCGATGCCCGTCGCAACTACGAAGCGCTGATCGCGGCTGCCCGCGAGCTGTTCGTGGAGCTCGGCAACGACGCGCCGCTGGACGAGATCGCCCGGCGGGCCGGGGTCGGCGCGGGCACGCTCTACCGCCACTTCCCCACCCGGGCGGACCTGCTGGCCGCGGTCTACGTGGCCGACCTCGAGGAGCTCTCCGAGGAAGGCAAGCGGCTGATCGCGACCGAGCCCCCGGGCGCTGCGCTGGACGCGTTCATCCGCGCCTACCTGCGCATGAGCATGCGCAACAGCGCGATCAAGCGCGCGGTGCAGGCGCTGCTCTCGGACACCGCGCCGGTGCCGGCCGCGCTGACCACCTGCCGCGGCACGGTGCACGCCGTCTGGGCCGAGATGCTCGAGCGGGCGCAGCAGACGGGTGAGGCGCGCCCGGAGATCGAGCCGGGCACGATCATGCGGATGGTCTACGGCATCGCCATGGCCGCCCAGGACAACCCGTCGATGGCGCCCGCCATGCTCGACGTGCTGCTCGCGGGCGTGCTGACGGAGGCCAAGCAGCCCGCGTAG
- a CDS encoding class I SAM-dependent DNA methyltransferase → MTEPTDSVFSDADVAELYDVLNPWNSGGFRADAAFYDPRILAAASVLDVGCGTGSALKAARAAGHTGRLVGIDPDVAALERARRCDEVAWVEGRAADVGRWPGAFELAVMTGNAFQCLIEDDDVRASLAAVRTALCPGGRFAFETRHPQARAWQDWPIGVTRAQLPDGRVLHVTYQIDAIVGDVVHVAEITASPGVDAAPDRVLRVDRMPLRFLDVPKLNGFLAGAGFAIGQQHGGWVGEPLSPQSTMIVTVARRL, encoded by the coding sequence GTGACGGAACCGACCGACTCAGTGTTCTCCGACGCCGACGTCGCCGAGCTCTACGACGTGCTCAACCCGTGGAACAGCGGCGGGTTCCGGGCCGACGCGGCCTTCTACGACCCGCGGATCCTCGCGGCCGCATCCGTGCTCGACGTCGGCTGCGGCACCGGCAGCGCCCTCAAGGCCGCCCGCGCGGCCGGACACACCGGCCGACTCGTCGGAATCGACCCGGACGTGGCCGCGCTCGAGCGAGCCCGCCGGTGCGACGAGGTCGCATGGGTGGAGGGGCGCGCGGCGGACGTCGGCCGATGGCCGGGCGCATTCGAGCTCGCCGTCATGACCGGCAACGCCTTCCAGTGCCTGATCGAGGACGACGACGTGCGCGCCTCGCTCGCCGCCGTGCGCACGGCCCTGTGCCCGGGCGGACGGTTCGCCTTCGAGACCAGGCATCCGCAGGCGCGGGCCTGGCAGGATTGGCCCATCGGAGTGACACGGGCTCAGCTGCCCGACGGCCGAGTCCTCCATGTGACGTACCAGATCGATGCGATCGTCGGCGACGTCGTACACGTCGCCGAGATCACCGCCTCGCCCGGCGTCGACGCAGCACCCGACCGTGTCCTGCGCGTCGACCGGATGCCGCTGCGGTTTCTCGACGTGCCGAAGCTCAACGGGTTCCTGGCCGGTGCCGGCTTCGCGATCGGGCAGCAGCACGGCGGTTGGGTCGGGGAGCCGCTGAGCCCGCAGAGCACGATGATCGTCACGGTCGCCCGGCGCCTCTGA
- a CDS encoding M48 family metalloprotease: protein MASTARSRFRTDRQLSVRMLTVMGALALAYAAAIAVLILVLGRWWPLGVAAVAGFFAFQMLSCDKVALRVAGAQEVDAEQEPRLHAIVDRLCALADTPKPRLAVASSSLPNAFAAGRRRENVVLCVTRGMLAQLEDEELEGVLAHELAHVAHGDAVVMTVASFIGVLAGLTARLGARLMLIAGRARGMVQFLLVALAVTALAAATWLVSVLLVRALSRYREFAADQAAAQLTGNPAALSAALVKTSAEAARIPHKDLRHATALNAFYFCPVQAAGKTGHQLLSTHPSVEARIERLERIAAALR, encoded by the coding sequence ATGGCGAGTACGGCTCGATCCCGGTTCCGGACGGACCGTCAACTGTCCGTGCGGATGCTCACGGTGATGGGGGCGCTCGCTCTGGCGTACGCGGCCGCCATCGCGGTCCTGATACTCGTGCTCGGGCGGTGGTGGCCGCTGGGCGTCGCGGCGGTGGCCGGCTTCTTCGCCTTCCAGATGCTCTCCTGCGACAAGGTCGCGCTCCGGGTGGCCGGCGCGCAGGAGGTGGACGCCGAGCAGGAGCCGCGCCTGCACGCGATCGTGGACCGGCTCTGCGCGCTGGCTGACACGCCCAAGCCGCGCCTCGCCGTCGCGTCCTCGTCGCTGCCCAACGCCTTCGCCGCCGGCCGCAGGCGCGAGAACGTGGTGCTGTGCGTGACCCGCGGGATGCTGGCCCAGCTCGAGGACGAGGAGCTCGAGGGCGTCCTCGCGCACGAGCTCGCGCACGTCGCGCACGGGGACGCCGTGGTGATGACGGTCGCCTCGTTCATCGGCGTGCTCGCCGGCCTGACCGCGCGCCTCGGCGCCCGGCTGATGCTGATCGCCGGCCGGGCCCGCGGCATGGTGCAGTTCCTGCTGGTGGCGCTGGCCGTCACCGCGCTGGCCGCGGCGACCTGGCTGGTCTCGGTGCTGCTGGTCCGCGCGCTCTCGCGCTATCGCGAGTTCGCCGCCGACCAGGCCGCCGCGCAGCTGACCGGCAACCCGGCGGCGCTGTCCGCCGCGCTGGTCAAGACCTCGGCCGAGGCCGCCCGGATCCCGCACAAGGACCTGCGCCACGCCACCGCGCTCAACGCGTTCTACTTCTGCCCGGTGCAGGCGGCCGGCAAGACCGGCCACCAGCTGCTCTCCACCCACCCGAGCGTCGAGGCCCGGATCGAACGGCTGGAGCGGATCGCGGCCGCGCTGCGCTAG
- a CDS encoding ABC transporter ATP-binding protein, producing the protein MSRGEAAVRVGGLVKTYARRNVVDGLDFEVATGEIFALLGPNGAGKTTTTEILEGHRTRDAGEVTVLGVDPQQVDRAWRARIGIVLQSVGDYRDLTVAEVVRHFAGYFPRPRDPAEVIELVGLTEQSRTRNAKLSGGQRRRLDVALGILGHPELLFLDEPTTGFDPEARRQFWGLIRSLRAEGTTIVLTTHYLEEAEQLADRVAVINQGRLRALDTPDRLGGRDRAPAIVSWTDPETGPQRVESTEPTRIVRELLARLPQDAEIPGLSVHQPTLEEIYLRMVGHDADAGAESDAGAESDAAPAPAVPTGKEQR; encoded by the coding sequence ATGAGTCGTGGGGAGGCGGCCGTCCGCGTTGGGGGCTTGGTGAAGACCTATGCCCGGCGCAACGTGGTGGACGGGCTCGATTTCGAAGTGGCCACAGGCGAGATCTTCGCCCTGCTCGGTCCGAACGGCGCGGGTAAGACGACCACCACCGAGATCCTCGAGGGCCATCGCACGCGCGACGCCGGCGAGGTCACGGTGCTGGGTGTCGACCCGCAGCAGGTGGACCGCGCGTGGCGGGCCCGGATAGGCATCGTGCTCCAGTCCGTCGGCGACTACCGCGACCTGACCGTGGCCGAGGTGGTGCGCCACTTCGCCGGATACTTCCCCCGGCCGCGCGACCCGGCCGAAGTGATCGAGCTGGTCGGGCTGACCGAGCAGAGCCGCACCCGCAACGCGAAGCTCTCCGGCGGCCAGCGCCGCCGCCTCGACGTCGCGCTCGGCATCCTCGGCCACCCGGAGCTGCTCTTCCTGGACGAGCCGACCACCGGCTTCGACCCCGAGGCCCGGCGCCAGTTCTGGGGACTGATCCGCTCCCTGCGCGCCGAGGGCACCACCATCGTGCTGACGACGCATTACCTCGAGGAAGCCGAGCAGCTCGCCGACCGCGTCGCCGTGATCAACCAGGGCAGGCTGCGGGCCCTGGACACCCCCGACCGCCTCGGCGGGCGTGACCGCGCCCCCGCGATCGTGAGCTGGACGGATCCGGAGACCGGCCCGCAGCGGGTCGAGTCCACCGAGCCGACCCGCATCGTCAGGGAGCTGCTTGCCCGCCTTCCCCAGGACGCCGAGATCCCCGGCCTGTCGGTGCATCAGCCGACCCTCGAGGAGATCTATCTGCGGATGGTCGGCCACGACGCCGACGCCGGCGCCGAGTCCGACGCCGGCGCCGAGTCCGACGCCGCGCCCGCACCGGCCGTCCCGACGGGTAAGGAGCAGCGATGA
- a CDS encoding MarR family winged helix-turn-helix transcriptional regulator — MTAADTPSPTGRLRLAGDLASSLAGLHRTVRRRVRSQLHFEPLAGAQGELLRLVIEQPGISVTAAARELHLAGNSVSTQVQHLIKLGYLDRETSPTDRRGAVLRATEAGRERLERWADERAELFARQLGRLSAQDVAALEAALPVLRALTDAIGDDAQG; from the coding sequence ATGACGGCAGCTGACACCCCGTCGCCGACCGGCCGGCTGCGCCTGGCCGGGGACCTGGCGTCTTCGCTCGCGGGACTGCACCGTACGGTGCGGCGGCGGGTGCGCTCGCAACTGCACTTCGAGCCGCTGGCGGGTGCGCAGGGCGAGCTGCTGCGCCTGGTGATCGAGCAGCCCGGGATCTCCGTGACGGCCGCGGCGCGCGAGCTGCACCTGGCCGGCAACTCGGTCTCCACGCAGGTCCAGCACTTGATCAAGCTCGGGTACCTGGACCGGGAGACCTCCCCCACCGACCGTCGCGGCGCCGTGCTGCGGGCCACCGAGGCCGGCCGGGAGCGGCTGGAGCGGTGGGCCGACGAGCGCGCCGAACTCTTCGCCCGCCAGCTCGGCCGGCTCAGCGCGCAGGACGTCGCAGCGCTCGAAGCCGCCCTGCCCGTGCTGCGCGCCCTGACCGACGCGATCGGCGACGACGCGCAGGGCTGA
- a CDS encoding MDR family NADP-dependent oxidoreductase, which translates to MPETATAVRQVRRPEGAPRPEDFELVEVEIPALEAGQVLVRNLFLSVDPYHRELMDSEGWRKGFGLEGGSLGRVVASREPLLPRGTIVHHRHGWSSHAVLTAGEVREIERAAGVPLSTYLGLLGGTGLTAYVGLQRIARLLPGEDVFISGAAGAVGSAAGQIARILGARRIVGSAGSPAKIKHLTDRLGFDAAFDYHDGIAGQLTRALPRGIDVYFDNVGGDHLEAAIGALRRFGRIAWCGAVAQYNNPEEPPPAPRNLYDVVGKSLRMEGFQVGNHLDAREELGALLIPRIQAGDVQVDETVTEGIEHTVDAFLGMLRGENIGKAVVQLADGVGD; encoded by the coding sequence ATGCCCGAAACCGCCACAGCCGTCCGCCAGGTCCGCCGCCCCGAAGGAGCGCCGCGTCCGGAGGACTTCGAACTCGTCGAGGTCGAGATCCCCGCGCTCGAGGCGGGCCAGGTCCTGGTGCGCAACCTGTTCCTCTCGGTCGACCCGTACCACCGGGAGCTGATGGACTCCGAGGGGTGGCGCAAGGGCTTCGGGCTCGAGGGCGGCAGCCTCGGCCGCGTCGTCGCCTCGCGCGAGCCCCTGCTGCCGCGCGGCACGATCGTGCACCACCGGCACGGCTGGAGCAGCCACGCCGTGCTCACGGCCGGCGAGGTGCGCGAGATCGAGCGCGCCGCGGGCGTGCCGCTGAGCACGTACCTCGGGCTGCTCGGCGGCACCGGGCTGACCGCGTACGTCGGCTTGCAGCGGATCGCGCGGCTGCTGCCGGGCGAGGACGTGTTCATCTCCGGCGCCGCCGGCGCCGTCGGCAGCGCGGCCGGCCAGATCGCCCGGATCCTCGGCGCCCGGCGGATCGTGGGCAGCGCCGGCTCGCCCGCGAAGATCAAGCATCTGACGGACCGGCTCGGCTTCGACGCCGCATTCGACTACCACGACGGCATCGCCGGGCAACTGACCCGCGCCTTGCCGCGCGGCATCGACGTGTACTTCGACAACGTCGGCGGCGACCACCTCGAGGCCGCGATCGGCGCGCTGCGCCGGTTCGGCCGGATCGCCTGGTGCGGGGCCGTCGCGCAGTACAACAACCCCGAGGAGCCCCCGCCCGCGCCGCGCAACCTCTACGACGTGGTCGGCAAGAGCCTGCGCATGGAGGGCTTCCAGGTGGGCAACCACCTCGACGCGCGCGAGGAGCTCGGGGCCCTGCTGATCCCGCGCATCCAAGCCGGAGACGTGCAGGTCGACGAGACGGTCACCGAGGGGATCGAGCACACCGTGGACGCCTTCCTCGGCATGCTGCGCGGCGAGAACATCGGCAAGGCCGTGGTGCAGCTGGCCGACGGGGTCGGGGACTGA
- a CDS encoding MFS transporter encodes MSERTLQSPVTPAARPVLPPAAVQTHARNARRPDLDPQPRARPGLALAVILSAQLMLMIDATVMNVALPRIQEGLHFSSSSLAWVLDAYTLTFGGLLLLGGRLGDLFGRRRLFTLGIVVFTLASLAGGLATSATFLLAARVAQGVGAAMAGPSAIALLNSTFTETKARVRALALFSGISSAGFGVGLVLGGVLTDAVSWRWVMFINIPFGVIAAALAGRVLRQPARHETSVDVVGALTATLGVGSLVYGLIHAASEGWGNAVTLAPIGVGVLLLAGFVFSLTRARHPLLPLHLFKDRNRAAAYANFMIGPAAGFGSFFFLTQYLQEELHYSPLRTGFAFLPMSAIIFTASRLIPRLLPRFGPKPMAVTGSVLLLIGLVGFAQVGAHAAYFPTVLWPMVVMALGIGLAFSPLTVVIMSSVRPEDAGAAGGTMQTVQQTGVTLGLALLVTVSGAAARHNPATALVSGTHAAMYAAAVAAAASILVGLTFRKQQREE; translated from the coding sequence ATGTCCGAACGGACCCTGCAGTCCCCCGTCACCCCCGCCGCCCGCCCCGTCCTGCCGCCGGCCGCGGTCCAGACCCACGCCCGGAACGCGCGGCGGCCAGATCTGGATCCGCAGCCCAGGGCCAGACCTGGGCTGGCCCTGGCCGTGATCCTGTCCGCGCAGCTCATGCTGATGATCGACGCCACCGTGATGAACGTGGCGCTGCCCCGGATCCAGGAGGGCCTGCACTTCTCCAGCTCCTCCCTCGCCTGGGTCCTGGACGCCTACACGCTCACCTTCGGCGGCCTGCTGCTGCTCGGCGGACGGCTCGGTGACCTCTTCGGCCGCCGGCGCCTGTTCACCCTCGGCATCGTCGTGTTCACCCTGGCCTCGCTGGCCGGCGGCCTGGCCACCTCGGCCACCTTCCTGCTCGCCGCCCGGGTCGCCCAGGGCGTCGGCGCGGCCATGGCCGGACCGAGCGCGATAGCCCTGCTCAACAGCACCTTCACCGAGACCAAGGCGCGGGTGCGGGCGCTGGCGCTGTTCTCCGGCATCTCCTCGGCCGGCTTCGGCGTCGGGCTGGTGCTCGGCGGTGTGCTGACCGACGCGGTCTCCTGGCGCTGGGTGATGTTCATCAACATCCCCTTCGGCGTGATCGCCGCCGCCCTGGCCGGCCGGGTGCTGCGCCAGCCGGCCCGGCACGAGACCAGCGTGGACGTCGTCGGCGCGCTGACCGCCACCCTCGGCGTCGGGTCGCTGGTCTACGGCTTGATCCACGCCGCGTCCGAGGGCTGGGGCAACGCCGTCACGCTCGCCCCGATCGGCGTCGGCGTGCTGCTGCTGGCCGGCTTCGTCTTCTCGCTCACCCGCGCCCGGCACCCGTTGCTCCCGCTGCACCTGTTCAAGGACCGCAACCGGGCCGCGGCCTACGCCAACTTCATGATCGGCCCGGCGGCAGGCTTCGGCTCCTTCTTCTTCCTGACCCAGTACCTGCAGGAGGAGCTGCACTACAGCCCGCTGCGCACCGGCTTCGCCTTCCTGCCGATGTCCGCGATCATCTTCACCGCCTCCCGGCTGATCCCGCGGCTGCTGCCGCGCTTCGGCCCCAAGCCGATGGCGGTGACCGGCAGCGTGCTGCTGCTGATCGGGCTGGTCGGCTTCGCCCAGGTCGGCGCGCACGCCGCGTACTTCCCGACGGTGCTGTGGCCGATGGTCGTGATGGCGCTCGGCATCGGGCTGGCCTTCAGCCCGCTGACCGTGGTGATCATGTCCTCGGTGCGCCCGGAGGACGCCGGCGCGGCCGGCGGCACCATGCAGACCGTGCAGCAGACCGGCGTCACCCTCGGCCTGGCCCTGCTGGTGACCGTCTCCGGCGCCGCGGCCCGGCACAACCCGGCCACGGCCCTGGTCAGCGGAACCCACGCGGCCATGTACGCCGCCGCGGTGGCCGCGGCCGCCTCGATCCTGGTCGGTCTGACGTTCCGTAAGCAGCAGCGCGAAGAATAG